The Limanda limanda chromosome 13, fLimLim1.1, whole genome shotgun sequence region CCGACACTTGAGAGTATACTGCTCGGGAAAATCCCGGAAGTGACCGACATGGGGGCTGGAGACAAAATCAAAGCTGTCCACAGGGACGCCTTTCTGCTTCACGGCTTCCACGAAGACCTCGATGTCCCTGTGCCTGATCACCTGGTCGCCTCTGGAGTACAGGTAGACGTGAGGCCAGGCGGGCGGCTTCTCCTGCACGGCGTCGTAGTGGTTCTTGTGGATGTACTTGGTAATTGGGTAGAGCACGACTCGCAAGAGGAAAACAGTCACTGCAAAAAGCGCTAGGAGGACGTACCGCAGAACAGGACTGATCTTGGGCCCCAAGGTGGCCGTCAGTGCGCGCAGGGCCCCTCGGACATTCACACTCCCTGGGGCGCTGTCCACCACTGCCCCGATCACACACAGGGAGCTGAAGTGCTCGTCgctgtgcagcagctccacaatGTAGCGGTACAACATGAAGCCGCCGTTGCTGAACACGTGAAAGCAGATAGGACTGTTCTCCACCTCATAGTCAAAGAGgatctccagcagcttcagggCAGTGCTGCTCAGCTCCTTGTAGCCAAACGACTCGGAGATGAAGACCGTCTTCAGGGGGGCCGTGTAGCGGATGGTGACACATCCCTGaagggggggc contains the following coding sequences:
- the tmem53 gene encoding transmembrane protein 53, whose protein sequence is MADEEIDYNIVFPDAATTERHWQGTKEPVVILLGWAGCKDKHLSKYSSIYNEQGCVTIRYTAPLKTVFISESFGYKELSSTALKLLEILFDYEVENSPICFHVFSNGGFMLYRYIVELLHSDEHFSSLCVIGAVVDSAPGSVNVRGALRALTATLGPKISPVLRYVLLALFAVTVFLLRVVLYPITKYIHKNHYDAVQEKPPAWPHVYLYSRGDQVIRHRDIEVFVEAVKQKGVPVDSFDFVSSPHVGHFRDFPEQYTLKCREFLATCMKDSDGTEMKKRRRVKNQ